A portion of the Treponema rectale genome contains these proteins:
- a CDS encoding deoxyguanosinetriphosphate triphosphohydrolase family protein: protein MNDSFIQVRTDENNPKWKDCIKRENSLYSRGNGIRSEFERDYTRLLHCLAFRRLKHKTQVFFAPQNDHVCTRMEHVMHVASVSTTIAKHLGLNAELTQSIAIGHDIGHAPFGHTGEDILNSLISFKSDGQNSPKKFWHERNSLFFADFIETLQDPEGTEKNLDLTYAVRDGLICHCGEIDQQGLKPRDQAMDLYDIRRPGMTAPFTWEGCIVKISDKIAFLGRDIEDARAYHLLDMASYRQLREIVASTLGFGPDKKNSVHTTSGVHRSGRAVNTTVLINDMIVDLTQNSDPQSGICFSQPYFKFITELKRFSYANIYNNWRLIEFQHYAQDILGCIYRTLMKTQVYAQNRKMEQCFKYAPNLKKTFIDWLTKYSNYDPEKKSIMRFCTKEVFDINNDESYEKCVIEYISGMTDQFAITVYHEIISF, encoded by the coding sequence ATGAACGATTCTTTTATTCAAGTACGGACAGACGAAAACAATCCTAAATGGAAGGATTGCATAAAGCGTGAAAACTCCCTCTATTCGCGGGGAAATGGAATACGAAGTGAATTTGAAAGGGACTATACAAGACTCCTGCACTGCCTTGCTTTCAGGCGGTTAAAACATAAAACCCAGGTTTTTTTTGCTCCTCAAAATGATCACGTATGCACGCGAATGGAACACGTAATGCATGTTGCCTCCGTCAGTACGACAATTGCCAAACATCTGGGACTGAATGCAGAACTTACTCAGTCTATAGCCATCGGTCATGATATAGGACACGCCCCTTTCGGACATACAGGTGAAGACATATTGAATTCACTTATAAGTTTTAAATCCGATGGACAGAATTCTCCTAAAAAGTTCTGGCATGAAAGAAACAGTCTTTTTTTTGCTGATTTCATAGAAACACTTCAGGATCCGGAAGGAACAGAAAAGAATCTTGACCTTACATATGCCGTAAGGGACGGCCTTATCTGTCACTGCGGAGAAATCGACCAGCAGGGATTAAAACCAAGAGACCAGGCTATGGATCTTTATGACATACGTCGTCCTGGAATGACAGCTCCTTTTACATGGGAAGGCTGCATAGTAAAAATCAGCGATAAAATTGCATTTTTAGGAAGGGATATAGAAGACGCAAGAGCCTATCACCTTCTTGACATGGCAAGCTACCGTCAGCTGAGGGAAATTGTCGCATCAACATTAGGTTTTGGTCCGGATAAAAAAAACTCAGTACATACAACTTCAGGAGTCCACAGATCAGGCCGTGCCGTAAATACAACCGTCCTCATAAACGACATGATTGTTGATTTAACCCAGAATTCAGATCCTCAAAGCGGAATCTGTTTCAGTCAGCCCTACTTCAAATTCATCACAGAACTGAAACGCTTCAGCTATGCAAATATTTACAACAACTGGCGGCTTATTGAATTTCAGCATTACGCCCAGGATATTCTCGGCTGCATATACCGCACCCTGATGAAAACTCAGGTTTATGCACAGAACAGAAAAATGGAACAGTGTTTTAAATATGCTCCTAATCTGAAAAAGACTTTCATTGACTGGCTCACAAAATATTCAAACTACGATCCAGAAAAAAAGAGCATAATGCGTTTCTGTACGAAAGAAGTTTTTGACATTAACAATGATGAAAGTTATGAAAAATGCGTAATTGAATACATATCCGGAATGACAGACCAGTTTGCAATTACGGTTTATCACGAAATAATTTCTTTCTAA
- a CDS encoding 5-formyltetrahydrofolate cyclo-ligase — protein MESDAKLNLTAELKKTLRKKSKAAVAQLTEKEKSEKSTAACSFFLESSLYKSSDVILSYAALKSEISTDLINAACSESLRKIAFPRVHENSTSMDFYFWDSRLKEEAFVRGSFGIMEPEENEHFILAGDSFSAQTNVTMIVPGLAFDKSGGRLGKGKGFYDRYIARLCKMLEVSSSSLFLLGMCFDCQVCNCIPSEEHDVKMNGILTESGIVIF, from the coding sequence ATGGAAAGTGACGCTAAATTAAATTTGACTGCAGAATTAAAAAAAACTCTCAGAAAGAAATCAAAAGCTGCTGTGGCACAGTTGACTGAAAAAGAAAAATCAGAAAAAAGTACAGCTGCCTGCAGTTTTTTTTTAGAGAGCAGTCTTTATAAATCATCAGATGTAATTCTTTCTTACGCAGCCCTTAAATCAGAAATATCAACAGATCTGATAAATGCTGCCTGCAGTGAAAGTTTAAGAAAAATTGCTTTTCCGAGAGTTCATGAAAACAGTACCAGCATGGATTTTTACTTTTGGGATTCCCGCCTTAAAGAAGAGGCATTTGTAAGAGGAAGTTTCGGAATAATGGAACCGGAAGAAAATGAGCATTTTATTCTGGCTGGTGATTCATTTTCTGCTCAGACGAATGTAACGATGATTGTGCCTGGTCTTGCCTTTGATAAATCCGGCGGCAGGCTTGGAAAGGGAAAAGGTTTTTATGACAGGTATATTGCCCGGCTTTGCAAAATGCTTGAGGTTTCTTCTTCATCATTGTTTCTTCTTGGCATGTGTTTTGACTGCCAGGTGTGCAATTGTATTCCTTCAGAAGAACACGATGTAAAGATGAACGGCATTCTTACAGAATCAGGCATTGTTATTTTTTAG
- a CDS encoding M16 family metallopeptidase: MTRQRFLFFFILAFITAAAFTQEKFRPEGSSEDVSILTLSNGLTVFVRTDSSIPLIHTELICRAGYSSQDLSNTGFFSLYAQLFTKTAASEENSPLDYIQVESLCNADSTTYTADVPEASLDSYLNTLSLCLSSPYFTDAQLNQTLSLFREQINEYAESLSGFINTSIDSKVFAEQPWKQESGIYPALFMGYTKGEVRTILKNIQKEFYVPDNCALFITGNIDADKVYELCQKNFFNWKNTGSVKNLNSTEKLPLQSQRKFAITSKDFSPELSQIVVQYTNLDAPECDILSAAFNAVPSPLKKELLKEELLAIRSEAYISSSSARKNSSSRLIIQSLLEKSTENNPVKQAELFTEKVKHAALMDRSLFINAQDAVNGRYLETAGNSIKAMELLADFWALDSEVTAQTFRSRFSEFSHSVYTKNEREITKKILSAEPYVFLIINDSLWDSFEKDFTEAGYERMEKNSGFWYDQELLKAKALEQKKSRLTPVEQTLAAITGSEDFSPGDIFYFKNYSEIKNFSLLNGIRCAVKQTEGTSSAILSVAIQGGEAASPQNEHQLRTVLINALSINISRSLNEKRMQGQIISSPEISAWTEETSSFIQIEFLPQDLNEVLDSFISSLIWAEIQPLTADHLVSEQNYQWSMKKQYLDFQLKSSFLYQAYRKTDYEKIFDLKSEALKNTTYDSIALNYTKLLDASLYSIVISGDTTAEECEILLERTFGLLKEQSTIKENSIPKPDLKKKSFKIQLSHNYTTDKTSADAPKDVPVLVPTKIFTDPGLIVLKGPEPSMEEDIFNALLTDISLRMSKKTGSQTDVQFSTSELKTGIITVLKLDRTSTLTKAFTESLRELKASLTDANTSDKTLLLLKSQWAVTALKKCSTQKGTAELLHKGLISGNPYRYLESYTTIEKATAADFTEILDKYFNEEEAVKVFSADTKK; this comes from the coding sequence ATGACAAGACAGAGGTTTCTATTTTTTTTCATACTTGCTTTTATTACGGCGGCAGCATTTACTCAGGAAAAATTCAGGCCGGAAGGCAGTTCAGAAGACGTAAGCATACTTACCCTTTCCAACGGACTTACGGTATTTGTACGTACGGACAGTTCCATTCCCCTGATTCACACTGAATTAATATGCAGGGCAGGATATTCCAGCCAGGACTTAAGCAATACGGGATTCTTTTCGCTTTATGCCCAGTTATTTACAAAAACAGCCGCCTCTGAAGAAAACAGTCCTCTTGATTACATTCAGGTTGAGTCCCTCTGCAATGCAGACAGTACTACATACACGGCCGACGTTCCGGAAGCAAGCCTTGACTCGTACCTGAACACACTGAGCCTCTGCCTGTCTTCTCCATACTTCACTGATGCCCAGTTAAACCAGACTCTTTCTTTATTCCGGGAACAGATAAATGAATATGCGGAAAGCTTAAGCGGTTTCATAAATACTTCAATTGACTCAAAAGTATTTGCCGAACAGCCGTGGAAACAGGAAAGCGGTATTTACCCTGCTCTTTTTATGGGATACACGAAAGGCGAAGTCCGTACAATCCTTAAAAACATACAGAAAGAATTTTATGTACCGGACAACTGCGCCCTTTTCATAACCGGAAACATTGATGCAGACAAAGTTTATGAACTCTGCCAGAAAAACTTCTTTAACTGGAAAAATACAGGTTCCGTAAAAAACTTAAACTCCACGGAAAAACTTCCCCTTCAGTCACAGAGAAAATTTGCAATTACTTCAAAAGACTTTTCTCCGGAACTTTCTCAAATTGTAGTTCAGTACACTAACCTGGATGCTCCGGAATGCGATATCTTAAGCGCAGCCTTCAATGCAGTTCCATCACCACTAAAAAAAGAACTGTTAAAGGAAGAACTCCTGGCCATAAGAAGTGAAGCCTACATATCTTCTTCATCTGCAAGAAAAAATTCCTCTTCCAGACTTATAATACAGAGTCTTCTTGAAAAAAGTACAGAAAATAATCCGGTAAAACAGGCCGAACTTTTTACAGAGAAAGTAAAACATGCAGCCCTGATGGACCGGAGTCTGTTCATCAATGCACAGGATGCAGTCAACGGAAGATACCTTGAAACTGCAGGAAATTCAATTAAAGCAATGGAACTGCTGGCAGATTTCTGGGCCCTGGACAGCGAAGTTACGGCACAGACTTTTCGTTCCCGGTTTTCAGAATTCTCACACTCCGTCTATACAAAAAATGAAAGGGAAATCACAAAAAAAATATTAAGTGCAGAACCTTATGTATTTCTGATTATAAATGATTCTCTGTGGGACAGTTTTGAAAAAGATTTTACTGAAGCAGGATATGAACGAATGGAAAAAAACTCCGGCTTCTGGTACGATCAGGAACTCTTAAAAGCAAAAGCCCTTGAACAGAAAAAATCCCGGCTGACACCTGTAGAGCAGACTCTTGCCGCAATTACAGGTTCTGAAGATTTTTCTCCAGGCGACATATTTTACTTTAAGAATTATTCCGAAATAAAAAATTTTTCCCTTTTAAATGGAATCAGATGTGCCGTAAAACAGACTGAAGGAACTTCTTCTGCCATACTGTCGGTTGCAATACAGGGAGGAGAAGCGGCATCTCCCCAAAACGAACACCAGCTGCGGACAGTTCTTATAAATGCACTTTCAATAAATATAAGCCGCAGTTTGAATGAAAAAAGAATGCAGGGACAGATAATCTCATCGCCAGAAATCTCAGCATGGACGGAAGAAACCTCATCATTCATCCAGATAGAATTCCTGCCGCAGGATCTGAATGAAGTTCTTGACAGTTTTATTTCTTCACTTATATGGGCAGAAATACAACCCCTTACTGCAGACCACCTTGTAAGCGAGCAGAACTACCAGTGGTCAATGAAAAAACAGTATCTTGATTTTCAGCTTAAATCTTCTTTTTTGTATCAGGCATACAGAAAAACTGACTATGAAAAAATCTTTGACCTGAAATCAGAAGCATTAAAAAACACAACTTATGATTCCATTGCCCTTAATTATACAAAACTGCTGGATGCATCATTATATTCAATAGTAATATCAGGAGATACAACTGCAGAAGAATGTGAAATCCTGCTTGAGCGGACTTTCGGTCTTTTAAAGGAACAGAGTACGATAAAAGAAAACTCTATTCCCAAACCTGACCTGAAGAAGAAAAGCTTCAAAATCCAGCTTTCACATAACTATACCACAGACAAGACATCAGCTGATGCGCCAAAAGACGTGCCGGTTCTTGTTCCTACAAAAATTTTTACAGATCCGGGACTTATAGTTCTTAAAGGACCGGAACCGTCTATGGAAGAAGATATTTTTAATGCACTGCTTACAGACATTTCCCTGCGTATGTCAAAAAAAACCGGATCACAGACAGACGTGCAGTTTTCTACATCAGAACTGAAAACCGGAATAATAACGGTATTAAAACTCGACAGAACTTCAACGCTGACAAAAGCTTTTACCGAATCACTTAGGGAACTTAAAGCCTCCCTTACTGACGCAAACACATCTGATAAAACCTTGCTGCTGCTAAAATCCCAGTGGGCCGTAACAGCCCTGAAAAAATGCAGTACGCAGAAAGGAACAGCTGAACTCCTGCATAAAGGGCTGATTTCAGGCAATCCTTACAGATACCTGGAAAGCTACACCACAATAGAAAAGGCAACGGCTGCTGACTTTACGGAAATTCTTGATAAGTATTTTAACGAAGAAGAAGCAGTAAAAGTTTTTTCTGCAGATACTAAAAAATAA
- a CDS encoding DUF4954 family protein, translating to MLKVNVLSENFKNSQPPEELLVNKRHLTPSEIYVLIQNRNISSDSDWQNVYVCDGEGEFNPSQIVQSEFSGWVILGKIRKASLKFHDLELMTGIYFSHLENCVTGDDCVIKNASFVSNYHIGNRVMLFNIQEMSCTCHSKFGEGLLKEGEAEKNRIWIGVGNENDRRAVLAFNQMIPADAYFWSRYRDDPELMKKFIELTEYNKDKANNTYGIIEDDCVIKNCTLLKDVKIGSCAYIKGAFKLKNITVLSSEDEPSQIGEGVEMVNGIMGYGSHVFYQAIAVRFVIGRNCHLKYGARLLNSVLGDNSVVSCCELLNNLIYPFHEQHHNSSFLIASTVMGQSNIASAATIGSNHNSRSPDGEMIAGRGFWPGLCSDFKYDSRFASFVLVAKGSYEYELNITYPFSLVAEDKKDKAVHIIPAYWFLYNMFAIVRNKYKFKARDRRVIKVQHIETNPLAPDTVQEIVTALERLVELTGRYLKSPEENFQKMTLDKGEGSVLSDFRKKALSVSDDQINQVAKDFLHQCRNTEFILSDDRCQKRYGALIFKAARAYKEYRRVMKYFIAETFMQWTESQNKETLDYEDLDVIASIPLYRNWVNAGGQIIPEEKVNELFFKIKTGALKDWDEVHGFYDDCQKNYPAYKARYCLYLLECLYEKSFREFTPELYTDFMQDVAYVSMNMFESSVASREKDYTDFFRSITFRNYKEKEAVLGPLSENTFLKELRESTSVFDSNLEKLFRRLAAKE from the coding sequence ATGTTGAAAGTAAATGTTTTGTCGGAAAATTTTAAGAATTCACAGCCGCCTGAAGAACTTCTGGTAAATAAAAGACATCTTACTCCAAGCGAGATTTATGTTCTTATCCAGAACAGGAATATTTCTTCAGATTCAGACTGGCAGAATGTTTACGTTTGTGATGGAGAAGGTGAGTTTAATCCTTCTCAGATTGTACAGAGTGAATTTTCAGGATGGGTAATTCTTGGAAAGATAAGAAAGGCCAGCCTTAAGTTTCATGATCTTGAACTTATGACGGGAATTTATTTTTCTCATCTTGAGAACTGTGTTACAGGTGATGACTGTGTCATAAAAAACGCAAGCTTTGTCAGCAATTATCATATCGGTAACAGGGTCATGCTTTTTAATATTCAGGAAATGAGCTGCACCTGTCATTCAAAATTCGGGGAAGGGCTTTTAAAAGAGGGAGAAGCAGAAAAGAACAGAATCTGGATTGGTGTGGGAAATGAAAACGACCGCAGGGCCGTCCTTGCCTTTAACCAGATGATTCCTGCAGATGCTTATTTCTGGAGCCGTTACCGGGATGATCCTGAGCTTATGAAAAAATTCATTGAGCTTACGGAGTATAACAAGGATAAGGCAAATAATACTTACGGTATTATAGAAGATGACTGCGTAATAAAAAACTGTACCTTGCTTAAGGATGTAAAAATCGGAAGCTGCGCATACATAAAGGGGGCGTTCAAACTTAAGAACATTACCGTACTTTCATCGGAAGATGAGCCAAGCCAGATTGGTGAAGGTGTAGAAATGGTAAACGGAATAATGGGATATGGCAGCCATGTTTTCTATCAGGCCATAGCGGTACGCTTTGTAATCGGAAGAAACTGTCATTTAAAATATGGTGCCCGTCTTTTAAACTCTGTTTTAGGAGATAATTCCGTAGTTTCCTGCTGTGAGCTTCTTAATAATCTCATATATCCTTTTCATGAGCAGCATCATAATTCTTCCTTCCTCATTGCATCAACTGTAATGGGACAGAGTAATATTGCCAGTGCTGCAACTATAGGTTCAAATCATAATTCCCGAAGTCCTGACGGAGAGATGATTGCCGGAAGAGGTTTCTGGCCGGGATTATGTTCTGATTTTAAATATGACAGCCGCTTTGCTTCTTTTGTTCTTGTTGCAAAGGGAAGCTATGAATATGAACTTAATATTACTTATCCGTTTTCGCTTGTGGCTGAGGATAAAAAAGATAAGGCTGTACACATTATTCCTGCTTACTGGTTCCTTTATAATATGTTTGCCATTGTCAGAAACAAGTATAAGTTTAAGGCAAGGGACCGCCGCGTAATTAAGGTTCAGCATATAGAAACAAATCCTCTTGCACCTGATACCGTACAGGAAATCGTAACTGCTCTTGAACGTCTTGTGGAACTTACCGGACGTTACCTGAAAAGTCCTGAAGAGAATTTTCAGAAAATGACCCTGGATAAGGGGGAAGGAAGTGTTTTAAGCGATTTCAGAAAAAAGGCGCTCAGTGTTTCTGATGATCAGATAAATCAGGTGGCAAAAGATTTTCTTCACCAGTGCAGGAATACGGAATTCATTTTAAGTGATGACCGCTGTCAGAAAAGATATGGAGCACTTATTTTTAAGGCAGCCCGTGCATATAAAGAATACCGCCGGGTCATGAAGTATTTTATTGCAGAAACATTCATGCAGTGGACTGAATCCCAGAATAAAGAAACTCTTGATTATGAGGATCTGGATGTAATTGCAAGCATTCCGCTGTACAGAAACTGGGTGAATGCAGGCGGTCAGATAATACCGGAAGAAAAAGTTAATGAACTGTTTTTCAAGATTAAGACAGGTGCTTTGAAGGATTGGGATGAAGTTCACGGTTTTTATGACGACTGTCAGAAGAACTATCCTGCCTATAAGGCCAGATACTGTCTTTATCTTCTTGAATGCCTCTATGAAAAATCCTTCAGGGAATTTACTCCTGAACTGTATACGGATTTCATGCAGGATGTTGCCTATGTTTCAATGAACATGTTTGAATCTTCCGTTGCTTCAAGGGAAAAAGACTATACTGATTTTTTCAGGTCGATTACTTTCAGAAACTATAAGGAAAAGGAAGCTGTGCTGGGGCCTTTGAGTGAAAACACCTTCCTGAAGGAACTCCGGGAATCAACTTCTGTTTTTGATTCAAATCTGGAAAAACTGTTCAGAAGACTTGCGGCAAAAGAATGA
- the fusA gene encoding elongation factor G, producing the protein MSLEKMRNIGIMAHIDAGKTTTTERILYYSGKIHKIGEIDDGAATMDFMKQEQERGITIGSAAITTEWNGHQINIIDTPGHVDFTAEVERSLRVLDGAVAVICAVGHVQPQTETVWKQADEFNVPRICFVNKMDRTGADFFGAVEDVKKKFGCETVAMQIPLGQGSDFDGIIDLLEMKEIHWDAATEGEKFTVSEISENNRELASQWREKLIDTVASNDDELGEIYLEGGEISNAQLKTAVRKATISRTLVPFFCGTARRNQGIQPLMDAIIDYLPSPEEIPPAEGVHVKKNAEEKVSVPCDVNAKAPVGLVFKIQYDPQMGMLCYVRMYAGKISTGTMIYNAGKKKRERVNRILRVNANHMEQMDSVSAGDIAVFVGFKLAQTGDSIGSEGFPVLLESVKFPEPVISVAIEPETMSDRDKLMETLDVLSHEDPTFTFRDDSETGQLVISGMGELHLDVLVTRIRDDFKVQCRVGAPQVTYRESISSSCDYAEDYSRTLAGKDVTASIKIHVEPAANGEGNSYVCNVRKQADVPDEIYDAVEHSITSCFGGGIKYGYPCADVKVSLEDLKYSPETSTTFAFEAAAAEAFDNACNQAQPLMLEPVMAVDIESPTEFVGDAMSALTQRGGIINSMEDKADSSVIHAEAPMVKMFGFTTALRSVTQGRASFGMTFAHFQAKA; encoded by the coding sequence ATGTCATTAGAGAAAATGAGAAACATCGGCATTATGGCTCATATTGATGCCGGTAAAACAACAACAACAGAACGAATTCTTTATTATTCAGGAAAAATTCACAAAATCGGAGAAATCGATGACGGTGCTGCCACCATGGACTTTATGAAGCAGGAACAGGAGCGTGGTATTACAATCGGTTCTGCTGCCATTACGACAGAATGGAACGGTCACCAGATAAATATAATTGATACTCCGGGACACGTAGATTTTACTGCAGAAGTTGAGCGTTCCCTTCGCGTTCTTGACGGAGCTGTTGCCGTTATCTGTGCAGTAGGTCATGTTCAGCCTCAGACAGAAACTGTATGGAAGCAGGCTGATGAATTTAACGTACCGAGAATCTGTTTCGTAAATAAAATGGACCGTACCGGTGCTGATTTTTTTGGAGCAGTTGAAGACGTAAAAAAGAAATTCGGCTGTGAAACTGTTGCCATGCAGATTCCTCTCGGTCAGGGAAGTGATTTTGACGGTATAATTGATCTTCTTGAAATGAAAGAAATCCATTGGGATGCAGCAACGGAAGGTGAAAAATTTACCGTATCAGAAATTTCAGAAAATAACAGGGAACTTGCTTCTCAGTGGCGTGAAAAACTTATAGATACAGTTGCTTCCAATGATGATGAACTTGGAGAAATCTATCTTGAAGGCGGAGAAATTTCCAATGCACAGCTGAAGACTGCCGTAAGAAAAGCAACCATCAGCCGTACTCTTGTACCGTTCTTCTGTGGAACTGCACGGCGCAACCAGGGAATCCAGCCTCTTATGGATGCAATCATTGATTATCTTCCTTCCCCTGAAGAAATTCCTCCTGCAGAAGGTGTTCATGTAAAAAAGAATGCAGAAGAAAAAGTCAGCGTGCCTTGTGATGTTAATGCAAAGGCTCCTGTAGGACTTGTATTTAAGATTCAGTACGATCCTCAGATGGGAATGCTCTGCTATGTCCGCATGTATGCCGGAAAGATTTCTACAGGAACGATGATTTATAATGCAGGCAAAAAGAAGCGGGAAAGAGTTAACCGCATCCTCCGGGTAAATGCAAACCATATGGAACAGATGGACAGCGTAAGTGCCGGTGACATTGCTGTTTTTGTAGGTTTCAAACTGGCACAGACAGGAGATTCCATCGGCAGTGAAGGTTTCCCGGTTCTTCTTGAAAGCGTAAAATTTCCGGAACCTGTCATTTCTGTAGCCATTGAGCCGGAAACAATGAGTGACCGTGATAAGCTCATGGAAACTCTTGATGTTTTAAGTCATGAAGATCCGACCTTTACATTCAGGGATGATTCGGAAACCGGTCAGCTTGTCATAAGCGGTATGGGTGAACTTCACCTGGATGTTCTTGTTACAAGAATCCGTGATGATTTTAAGGTTCAGTGCCGCGTTGGTGCTCCTCAGGTTACATATCGCGAAAGCATCTCTTCTTCCTGTGATTATGCAGAAGATTACAGCCGTACTCTTGCCGGTAAGGATGTTACAGCTTCAATTAAAATTCATGTTGAACCTGCTGCAAACGGTGAAGGAAACTCTTATGTCTGCAATGTTAGGAAACAGGCAGATGTTCCTGATGAAATATATGATGCCGTTGAGCACAGTATTACAAGCTGTTTCGGCGGCGGAATAAAATACGGTTATCCTTGTGCAGATGTTAAAGTTTCTCTTGAAGACCTTAAGTATTCTCCAGAAACTTCTACGACCTTTGCTTTTGAAGCTGCGGCTGCTGAAGCTTTTGACAATGCCTGTAACCAGGCTCAGCCCCTCATGCTTGAACCGGTAATGGCTGTTGATATTGAATCACCTACAGAATTTGTAGGAGATGCAATGAGTGCCCTTACACAGCGTGGCGGAATCATTAACAGCATGGAAGATAAGGCTGATTCCAGTGTAATTCATGCTGAGGCTCCAATGGTAAAAATGTTCGGTTTTACGACTGCTCTCCGTTCTGTAACTCAGGGAAGGGCAAGTTTTGGAATGACATTTGCACATTTTCAGGCTAAGGCCTGA
- a CDS encoding B12-binding domain-containing radical SAM protein yields MKTILCCTALVETSPQALPLGAACIASSLSASSDIKASASVKLEAFSLEDIGDSVPETAAEFIASSLQKKYKSIDFILFSVYVWNRQVLEECAALLKKSCPSAVIIAGGCEVTADPLSFKNFDFCISGEGEVSSVSLMKELLRLTSSELSEKIKAGCDFEIQGVYNLNHSYSSGTLRSVMPDVSVLPSPYLDGTINLSEYGGALWELARGCPFKCSYCYESKGEKKIQRFSRERLVKELELFSKSGISQVFVLDPTYNADKKAALDMLKEIRLKAPDIFFYFEARAEFIDRELSRAFSKVNCALQFGLQSSNPDVLKKVNRTLNKEKFTRNIGFLNQDGVVFGFDLIYGLPGDTLSGFKNSVDFALKLYPNNLEMFCLSVLPGTDLSDSAESLGLVWQKEAPYHVIKTSGFSQNDMNEAGLFSFAADLFYNKGRAVPWFMSMIQYLHMKPSVFFEEFEAFLKLQYPAAMAERNCSAYSFEDVKKIQKEFISDFFSKRNFLKAVKLAFDLIELNGAFSILTAEGKESSVSLFYHSDDLMSEAVLDWNFFIKNARPYKNITRVFKTKNGPDFKIVKK; encoded by the coding sequence ATGAAAACGATACTTTGCTGTACGGCACTTGTAGAGACTTCGCCTCAGGCACTTCCTCTTGGAGCTGCCTGTATAGCAAGTTCGCTTTCTGCTTCTTCCGATATAAAAGCCAGTGCTTCAGTTAAGCTTGAAGCCTTTTCACTTGAAGACATAGGGGATTCTGTTCCAGAAACTGCGGCTGAGTTTATAGCTTCTTCCCTTCAAAAAAAATATAAGTCCATTGATTTTATACTTTTCAGCGTCTATGTCTGGAACAGACAGGTTCTTGAAGAATGTGCCGCTTTATTAAAAAAATCCTGCCCGTCTGCAGTAATTATCGCAGGGGGATGTGAAGTTACGGCTGATCCTCTGAGTTTTAAGAATTTTGATTTCTGTATAAGTGGTGAAGGTGAAGTGTCTTCTGTTTCTCTTATGAAAGAATTATTGAGACTTACTTCTTCTGAACTTTCTGAAAAAATAAAGGCCGGCTGTGATTTTGAAATACAGGGAGTTTATAATCTTAACCACTCTTATTCATCTGGAACATTGAGGTCTGTAATGCCTGATGTTTCCGTGCTGCCATCTCCCTATCTTGACGGTACTATAAATCTTTCTGAATACGGAGGCGCGCTCTGGGAACTGGCAAGGGGCTGTCCTTTCAAGTGTTCATACTGTTACGAAAGTAAGGGAGAAAAAAAGATACAGAGATTTTCCAGGGAACGTCTTGTAAAGGAACTGGAACTTTTTTCTAAAAGCGGTATTTCTCAGGTTTTTGTTTTAGATCCGACTTATAATGCAGATAAAAAAGCAGCTCTGGATATGCTGAAAGAGATAAGATTAAAAGCACCTGATATATTTTTTTATTTTGAAGCAAGGGCTGAGTTTATCGACAGGGAATTATCCCGTGCATTTTCAAAAGTAAACTGTGCCCTGCAGTTCGGTCTTCAAAGTTCAAACCCTGATGTCTTAAAAAAAGTAAACCGTACGTTAAACAAAGAGAAATTTACAAGGAACATAGGGTTTTTAAATCAGGATGGGGTAGTGTTCGGATTTGATTTGATATACGGTTTACCTGGAGATACCCTTTCCGGGTTTAAGAACAGCGTTGATTTTGCCCTGAAACTTTATCCTAATAATCTTGAGATGTTCTGTCTGAGTGTTCTTCCGGGAACAGATCTTTCGGATTCTGCAGAGTCACTGGGACTTGTCTGGCAGAAGGAAGCTCCTTATCATGTTATTAAGACTTCTGGTTTTTCTCAAAATGATATGAATGAAGCCGGTCTTTTTTCTTTTGCAGCTGATTTGTTTTATAACAAAGGGCGGGCAGTTCCATGGTTTATGTCTATGATTCAATACCTGCATATGAAGCCCTCTGTTTTTTTTGAAGAATTTGAGGCTTTTCTTAAACTTCAATATCCGGCTGCCATGGCAGAAAGAAACTGTTCAGCCTATTCTTTTGAAGATGTAAAGAAAATACAGAAAGAATTTATCAGTGATTTTTTCAGCAAAAGAAACTTCCTGAAGGCTGTTAAACTTGCCTTTGATCTTATTGAACTTAACGGTGCCTTCAGTATTCTTACGGCAGAAGGAAAGGAATCTTCCGTGAGTCTTTTTTATCACAGTGATGATCTTATGAGTGAAGCAGTATTGGACTGGAATTTCTTTATAAAGAATGCCCGGCCTTATAAGAATATCACCAGGGTATTTAAAACAAAAAACGGACCGGATTTTAAAATTGTAAAAAAATGA